The Leclercia sp. S52 genome has a segment encoding these proteins:
- a CDS encoding nitrous oxide-stimulated promoter family protein: MSGKRIAREKETIRKMIALYEKQCPEASKAAGHYPALNEYADKRLDKCVFGEEKPACKQCPVHCYQPAKREEMKQVMRWAGPRMLWRHPILTIRHLIDDRRPVPALPEKYRPKK; this comes from the coding sequence ATGTCAGGAAAACGCATCGCGCGCGAAAAAGAGACCATCCGCAAGATGATCGCGCTGTATGAAAAGCAGTGTCCGGAGGCATCAAAAGCCGCAGGGCACTATCCGGCGCTGAACGAATACGCTGACAAGCGGCTGGATAAATGCGTGTTTGGCGAGGAGAAACCGGCCTGCAAGCAGTGTCCGGTTCATTGCTATCAGCCGGCGAAACGGGAAGAGATGAAACAGGTGATGCGCTGGGCGGGGCCGCGGATGCTCTGGCGTCACCCGATTTTAACCATTCGCCATCTGATCGACGATCGCCGCCCGGTCCCGGCGCTGCCGGAAAAGTACCGCCCGAAAAAATGA
- a CDS encoding SymE family type I addiction module toxin — translation MSDMCMPRPSRHLTVGYFRKRHEDRKTKIPTRYSVHAALSLKGDWLEEAGFKTHSRVRVLVEQGKLVIELIADEAG, via the coding sequence ATGTCGGATATGTGCATGCCCAGACCCAGCCGCCATCTCACCGTGGGCTATTTCAGAAAGCGTCACGAGGATCGTAAGACCAAGATCCCGACGCGCTACAGCGTGCACGCTGCGCTGAGCTTAAAAGGCGACTGGCTGGAAGAGGCCGGTTTTAAAACCCATTCCCGGGTGCGGGTGCTGGTTGAACAGGGGAAATTAGTGATTGAGCTGATTGCTGACGAGGCGGGCTAA
- the mutS gene encoding DNA mismatch repair protein MutS produces MTTTDNFDAHTPMMQQYLKLKAQHPEILLFYRMGDFYELFYDDAKRASQLLDISLTKRGASAGEPIPMAGIPHHAVENYLAKLVNQGESVAICEQIGDPATSKGPVERKVVRIVTPGTISDEALLQERQDNLLAAIWQDSKGFGYATLDISSGRFRLSEPADRETMAAELQRTNPAELLYAEDFAEMGLLEGRRGLRRRPLWEFEIDTARQQLNLQFGTRDLTGFGVENAPRGLCAAGCLLQYVKDTQRTALPHIRSITIERQQDSIIMDAATRRNLEITQNLAGGVENTLASVLDSTVTPMGSRMLKRWLHMPVRDITTLTGRQQTIGALQDRYSELQPVLRQVGDLERILARLALRTARPRDLARMRHAFQQLPELRSQLAEIDSAPVQKLREAMGEFSELRELLEKAIIEAPPVLVRDGGVIAPGYNEELDEWRALADGATDYLDKLEIRERERLGLDTLKVGYNAVHGYFIQISRGQSHLAPIHYVRRQTLKNAERYIIPELKEYEDKVLTSKGKALALEKQLYDALFDMLMPHLADLQQSATALAELDVLVNLAERAETLNYCCPTFSDKPGVRITEGRHPVVEQVLNEPFIANPLNLSPQRRMLIITGPNMGGKSTYMRQTALIALLAYIGSYVPAQKVEIGPIDRIFTRVGAADDLASGRSTFMVEMTETANILHNATEYSLVLMDEIGRGTSTYDGLSLAWACAESLANKIKALTLFATHYFELTQLPEKMEGVANVHLDALEHGDTIAFMHSVQDGAASKSYGLAVAALAGVPKEVIKRARQKLRELESLAPNAAATQVDGTQMSLLVPAEETSPALEALENLDPDSLSPRQALEWIYRLKNLV; encoded by the coding sequence ATGACCACTACTGACAATTTCGACGCGCACACCCCCATGATGCAGCAGTACCTGAAGCTGAAAGCTCAGCATCCGGAGATCCTGCTGTTTTACCGGATGGGCGACTTTTACGAGCTGTTTTATGACGATGCAAAACGCGCGTCACAGCTGCTCGACATCTCGCTGACCAAACGCGGGGCCTCAGCCGGGGAACCGATCCCGATGGCCGGGATCCCGCATCACGCGGTAGAGAACTACCTGGCGAAGCTGGTCAATCAGGGAGAGTCGGTCGCCATCTGCGAACAGATTGGCGATCCAGCCACCTCGAAAGGCCCGGTCGAGCGCAAAGTGGTACGCATCGTCACCCCCGGCACCATCAGCGATGAAGCGCTATTACAGGAGCGCCAGGATAACCTGCTCGCCGCCATCTGGCAGGACAGCAAAGGTTTCGGCTATGCCACCCTGGATATCAGCTCGGGGCGTTTTCGTCTGAGCGAACCGGCCGACCGGGAAACCATGGCCGCCGAGCTGCAGCGCACCAACCCGGCAGAACTGCTGTATGCCGAAGATTTTGCCGAAATGGGTCTGCTCGAAGGCCGTCGTGGCCTGCGTCGTCGTCCGCTGTGGGAATTTGAGATCGACACCGCGCGCCAGCAGCTCAATCTGCAGTTTGGCACCCGGGATCTGACCGGCTTCGGCGTTGAAAATGCCCCCCGTGGCCTGTGCGCCGCGGGCTGTTTGCTGCAGTACGTGAAAGACACCCAGCGCACCGCCCTGCCGCATATCCGCTCTATTACCATTGAGCGCCAGCAGGACAGCATCATCATGGATGCCGCCACCCGTCGCAATCTGGAGATTACCCAGAACCTGGCCGGGGGCGTGGAGAACACCCTCGCCTCGGTGCTCGACAGCACCGTCACCCCGATGGGCAGCCGCATGTTGAAACGCTGGCTGCATATGCCGGTTCGCGACATCACCACCCTCACCGGCCGCCAGCAGACCATCGGTGCCCTGCAGGACAGATACAGCGAACTGCAGCCGGTGTTGCGCCAGGTGGGCGATCTGGAGCGTATTCTGGCGCGTCTGGCCCTGCGCACCGCTCGCCCGCGCGATTTAGCCCGGATGCGTCATGCGTTCCAGCAGCTGCCTGAACTGCGCAGCCAGCTGGCTGAGATCGACAGCGCGCCGGTGCAGAAGCTGCGCGAGGCGATGGGCGAATTCAGCGAACTGCGCGAGCTGCTGGAAAAGGCCATCATTGAAGCCCCGCCGGTGCTGGTGCGTGACGGCGGCGTTATCGCCCCCGGCTACAACGAAGAGCTGGACGAGTGGCGCGCGCTGGCCGATGGTGCAACGGACTACCTCGATAAGCTGGAGATCCGCGAACGCGAGCGGCTCGGGCTGGACACCCTGAAGGTCGGTTACAACGCCGTACACGGCTACTTTATCCAGATTAGCCGCGGGCAGAGCCATCTTGCCCCAATCCACTACGTGCGCCGCCAGACGCTGAAAAACGCCGAGCGCTACATTATTCCTGAGCTGAAAGAGTATGAAGACAAGGTCCTCACCTCTAAAGGCAAAGCCCTGGCGCTGGAAAAACAGCTGTATGACGCCCTGTTCGATATGCTGATGCCGCATCTGGCGGATCTGCAGCAGAGCGCCACCGCGCTGGCCGAGCTGGATGTGCTGGTCAACCTGGCAGAACGCGCCGAGACGCTGAACTACTGCTGCCCGACCTTTAGCGATAAGCCTGGCGTACGCATTACCGAAGGCCGTCATCCGGTGGTGGAGCAGGTACTGAACGAGCCGTTCATCGCTAACCCGCTGAACCTGTCGCCGCAGCGTCGCATGCTGATCATTACCGGCCCGAACATGGGCGGTAAAAGTACCTATATGCGTCAGACTGCCCTGATAGCCCTGCTGGCCTATATCGGCAGCTACGTTCCGGCGCAAAAGGTGGAGATCGGCCCCATCGACCGTATCTTTACCCGCGTGGGCGCGGCGGACGATCTGGCGAGCGGTCGTTCGACCTTTATGGTGGAGATGACCGAAACCGCCAACATTCTGCATAACGCCACCGAGTACAGTCTGGTGCTGATGGATGAGATTGGCCGCGGAACCTCCACCTATGACGGGCTCTCGCTGGCGTGGGCCTGTGCCGAAAGCCTGGCCAATAAAATTAAAGCCCTGACCCTGTTTGCCACCCACTATTTCGAGCTGACCCAGTTGCCGGAGAAGATGGAGGGCGTGGCGAACGTGCATCTGGATGCGCTGGAGCACGGGGATACCATCGCCTTTATGCACAGCGTGCAGGATGGCGCGGCGAGCAAAAGCTACGGCCTGGCCGTGGCGGCGCTGGCGGGGGTACCGAAAGAGGTGATCAAGCGCGCGCGCCAGAAGCTGCGCGAGCTGGAAAGCCTGGCGCCTAACGCGGCAGCAACCCAGGTGGACGGGACGCAGATGTCGTTGCTGGTGCCCGCCGAAGAGACCTCCCCGGCGCTGGAAGCACTGGAGAACCTCGACCCGGATTCCCTGTCGCCACGTCAGGCGCTGGAGTGGATTTATCGGTTGAAGAATCTGGTGTAG
- a CDS encoding non-oxidative hydroxyarylic acid decarboxylases subunit D codes for MICPRCADEHIEVMATSPVKDVWTVYQCQHCLYTWRDTEPLRRTSREHYPEAFRMTQKDIDDAPQVPTIPPLL; via the coding sequence ATGATTTGTCCACGTTGTGCTGATGAACATATTGAGGTGATGGCGACGTCGCCGGTGAAAGATGTCTGGACGGTGTATCAGTGCCAGCACTGCCTCTACACCTGGCGAGATACCGAGCCGCTGCGCCGTACCAGCCGCGAGCACTATCCTGAAGCGTTTCGCATGACGCAGAAGGATATCGACGATGCCCCGCAGGTGCCGACCATTCCACCGCTGTTGTAA
- a CDS encoding non-oxidative hydroxyarylic acid decarboxylases subunit C has product MAFDDLRSFLQALDEQGQLLKITEQVDAEPDLAAAANATGRIGDGAPALWFDNIRGFTDARVTMNTIGSWQNHAISMGLPPNTPVKKQIDEFIRRWDKFPVAPERRANPAWAENTVDGEAINLFDILPLFRLNDGDGGFYLDKACVVSRDPLDPDHFGKQNVGIYRMEVKGKRKLGLQPVPMHDIALHLHKAEERGQDLPIAITLANDPIITLMGATPLKYDQSEYEMAGALRESPYPIATAPLTGFDVPWGSEVILEGVIEGRKREIEGSFGEFTGHYSGGRNMTVVRIDKVSYRTKPIFESLYLGMPWTEIDYLMGPATCVPLYQQLKAEFPEVQAVNAMYTHGLLAIISTKKRYGGFARAVGLRAMTTPHGLGYVKMVIMVDEDVDPFNLPQVMWALSSKVNAAGDLVQLPNMSVLELDPGSSPAGITDKLIIDATTPVAPDLRGHYSQPVQDLPETKAWAEKLTAMLAARK; this is encoded by the coding sequence ATGGCATTTGATGATTTGAGAAGCTTCCTGCAGGCGCTCGATGAGCAAGGGCAACTGCTGAAAATCACGGAGCAGGTCGACGCGGAGCCGGATCTGGCGGCGGCAGCCAACGCCACCGGGCGCATTGGTGACGGCGCGCCTGCGCTGTGGTTTGACAACATTCGCGGCTTTACCGACGCCCGTGTGACGATGAACACCATCGGCTCCTGGCAGAACCACGCCATCTCGATGGGGCTGCCGCCGAATACGCCGGTCAAAAAGCAGATCGACGAGTTTATCCGTCGCTGGGATAAGTTCCCGGTGGCGCCGGAGCGCCGCGCCAACCCGGCATGGGCGGAGAACACCGTCGACGGCGAGGCGATTAACCTGTTCGACATTCTGCCGCTGTTTCGCCTGAACGACGGTGACGGCGGATTCTATCTGGATAAAGCCTGCGTGGTCTCCCGGGATCCGCTCGATCCGGATCACTTCGGCAAGCAGAACGTCGGTATCTATCGTATGGAGGTGAAGGGCAAACGCAAACTTGGCCTGCAGCCGGTGCCGATGCACGACATCGCCCTGCATCTGCATAAAGCGGAAGAGCGCGGCCAGGACCTGCCGATCGCGATCACCCTGGCCAACGATCCGATCATCACCCTGATGGGGGCCACGCCGCTGAAGTACGATCAGTCAGAATATGAAATGGCGGGTGCGCTGCGTGAAAGCCCGTATCCGATCGCCACCGCGCCGCTGACCGGCTTTGATGTGCCCTGGGGGTCGGAAGTGATCCTCGAAGGGGTGATTGAGGGCCGCAAACGTGAGATCGAAGGGTCGTTCGGAGAATTCACCGGACACTACTCCGGTGGCCGTAACATGACCGTAGTGCGCATCGATAAAGTCTCGTACCGCACGAAACCGATTTTTGAGTCGCTCTATCTCGGCATGCCGTGGACCGAAATCGACTACCTGATGGGGCCAGCAACCTGCGTGCCGCTCTACCAGCAGCTGAAAGCCGAGTTCCCGGAAGTGCAGGCGGTAAACGCGATGTACACCCACGGCCTGCTGGCGATTATCTCCACCAAAAAACGCTACGGCGGCTTTGCCCGTGCCGTTGGCCTGCGGGCGATGACCACTCCGCACGGGCTGGGCTACGTGAAGATGGTGATCATGGTGGATGAGGATGTCGATCCGTTCAACCTGCCGCAGGTGATGTGGGCGCTGTCGTCGAAAGTGAACGCCGCGGGGGATCTGGTGCAGCTGCCGAACATGTCGGTGCTGGAGCTGGATCCGGGTTCAAGCCCGGCGGGGATCACCGACAAACTGATCATCGACGCCACCACGCCGGTAGCCCCGGATCTTCGCGGGCATTACAGCCAGCCGGTACAGGATCTGCCTGAAACCAAAGCCTGGGCTGAAAAACTGACCGCCATGCTGGCCGCACGCAAATAA
- a CDS encoding non-oxidative hydroxyarylic acid decarboxylases subunit B, which produces MRLIVGMTGATGAPLGVALLQALRDMPEVETHLVMSKWAKTTIELETPYTAQDVAALADVVHSPADQAATISSGSFRTDGMIVIPCSMKTLAGIRAGYAEGLVGRAADVVLKEGRKLVLVPRETPLSTIHLENMLALSRMGVAMVPPMPAYYNHPQTADDITQHIVTRVLDQFGLEHSKARRWKGLQAARNFSQENEHGI; this is translated from the coding sequence ATGAGATTGATTGTTGGGATGACAGGGGCAACCGGTGCGCCGCTCGGGGTAGCACTGCTGCAGGCGCTGCGCGACATGCCTGAAGTGGAAACCCATCTGGTGATGTCGAAGTGGGCCAAAACGACGATTGAGCTGGAAACACCGTACACCGCTCAGGACGTTGCTGCCCTGGCCGACGTGGTCCACAGCCCGGCGGATCAGGCCGCCACCATCTCATCCGGATCCTTTCGTACCGACGGCATGATCGTTATCCCCTGCAGCATGAAAACGCTGGCGGGTATCCGTGCAGGCTATGCCGAAGGGCTGGTGGGGCGTGCCGCTGATGTGGTGCTGAAAGAGGGGCGCAAGCTGGTGCTGGTCCCGCGGGAAACGCCGCTCAGCACTATCCATCTGGAGAACATGCTGGCCCTTTCCCGCATGGGCGTGGCGATGGTGCCGCCGATGCCCGCTTATTACAACCACCCGCAAACCGCCGATGACATTACCCAGCATATCGTGACCCGGGTGCTCGACCAGTTTGGTCTGGAGCATAGCAAAGCCCGTCGCTGGAAAGGTTTGCAGGCGGCCAGAAATTTTTCACAGGAGAATGAACATGGCATTTGA
- a CDS encoding MarR family transcriptional regulator, whose translation MELRQEAFHLLRQLFQQHTAHWQQALPELTKPQYAVLRSIAEHPGIEQVALTEAAVSTKATLAEMLSRMESRGLVKREADPADKRRRFVFLTPEGEALLGSCKPVGNDVDEAFLGRLTAGERRQFTDLIRKMMVKERE comes from the coding sequence ATGGAACTGAGACAAGAAGCGTTCCACCTGTTACGTCAGCTTTTTCAGCAGCATACCGCGCACTGGCAGCAGGCTTTGCCCGAGCTGACCAAGCCGCAATATGCCGTGCTGCGCTCTATCGCCGAACATCCCGGCATTGAGCAGGTGGCGCTGACCGAAGCCGCTGTCAGTACCAAAGCTACCCTCGCGGAAATGCTGAGCCGCATGGAATCTCGCGGTCTGGTGAAGCGCGAAGCCGATCCTGCGGATAAGCGCCGGCGGTTTGTCTTCTTAACGCCGGAAGGTGAAGCGCTGCTCGGGAGCTGCAAGCCGGTAGGGAATGACGTCGATGAGGCTTTTCTGGGGCGTTTAACCGCCGGGGAGCGTCGCCAGTTTACGGATTTGATCCGCAAAATGATGGTAAAGGAGAGAGAATGA
- a CDS encoding DUF4440 domain-containing protein, with amino-acid sequence MTRYETEIIDAHIALENWLGQGEGNYAALLARFRQDFLMIAPSGAHLDHPALANFLEAQRGSRPGLKIVIDELTTLQTWDNGAVLHYRETQTRPDQPVNVRWSSAVLNQEGDTITWRLLHETTQP; translated from the coding sequence ATGACCCGCTATGAAACAGAAATTATTGATGCTCACATCGCGTTAGAAAACTGGTTAGGCCAGGGTGAAGGTAATTACGCCGCCCTGCTCGCCCGTTTTCGCCAGGACTTTCTGATGATCGCCCCCAGCGGTGCCCACCTGGATCACCCTGCGCTGGCAAATTTCCTTGAGGCTCAGCGCGGCAGCCGCCCGGGCCTGAAGATCGTGATTGATGAATTAACGACGTTGCAGACCTGGGATAACGGGGCGGTACTGCACTACCGTGAAACGCAAACCCGCCCCGATCAGCCGGTGAACGTGCGCTGGTCCAGCGCGGTCCTGAATCAGGAAGGCGATACGATAACCTGGCGTCTGCTGCACGAAACCACGCAGCCTTAA